In Vigna unguiculata cultivar IT97K-499-35 chromosome 3, ASM411807v1, whole genome shotgun sequence, a single genomic region encodes these proteins:
- the LOC114179944 gene encoding legumin B-like, whose amino-acid sequence MAFDLTPKKAEALFEGDGGGYYTWTTSEVPLLAQQNLGAGRLLLQPRGFALPHYADSSKVGYVIQGSDGVVGMVLPNSKEEVVLKLEQGDVIPVPIGAVSWWFNDGDTDLIIVFLGETSKALIPGKFTYFFLTGAIGLIGGFSTDFTSKVYGLDKDEAEKLTRSQTGILIIKLDKTQPMPKPQLHNTKKLVYNIDGAPPENAVEKAGLVKTLIEKEFSFIGDSGLSLIRVKLEPNAIKAPSYPVSATTQLIYIARGSGKIEIVDFNGKSVLNTEVEAGHLIVVPQFFVVAEVAGEEGLESYSTVTTTKPLFEELAGKTSIWSILSSTLQEVALNVDSDFQKLFISKIKESTNLFPPTT is encoded by the exons ATGGCGTTCGACTTAACACCAAAGAAAGCCGAAGCATTGTTCGAGGGAGATGGTGGAGGTTACTACACTTGGACAACTTCTGAAGTCCCACTTTTGGCTCAGCAAAATTTGGGTGCAGGTCGTCTTCTGCTTCAACCTCGTGGCTTTGCTCTTCCTCACTATGCAGATTCATCCAAAGTAGGTTACGTGATTCAAG GTAGTGATGGAGTAGTTGGGATGGTTCTCCCCAACAGCAAAGAAGAGGTGGTTTTGAAACTCGAGCAAGGAGACGTTATACCAGTACCAATCGGAGCTGTCTCGTGGTGGTTCAACGATGGAGACACAGATCTCATCATCGTTTTTCTTGGAGAAACTTCAAAGGCTCTTATTCCTGGTAAATTCACCTATTTCTTTCTAACCGGGGCCATAGGACTCATAGGAGGCTTCTCCACTGATTTCACAAGCAAGGTCTATGGCTTAGACAAAGATGAAGCAGAAAAGCTCACAAGAAGCCAAACTGGAATTTTGATCATCAAACTAGACAAAACTCAACCTATGCCAAAGCCCCAACTGCACAACACCAAAAAGTTAGTGTATAACATAGATGGTGCACCCCCAGAAAATGCTGTGGAGAAAGCTGGGTTGGTCAAAACCTTAATAGAGAAAGAGTTTTCATTCATTGGGGATTCTGGGTTGAGCTTAATCAGAGTAAAACTTGAACCCAATGCTATCAAGGCTCCATCGTACCCAGTGAGTGCTACAACTCAGTTGATTTATATTGCAAGAGGAAGTGGGAAGATTGAAATTGTGGACTTCAATGGAAAGAGTGTGTTGAACACTGAAGTTGAGGCTGGTCATTTGATTGTGGTGCCACAGTTCTTTGTGGTTGCTGAAGTTGCTGGTGAAGAAGGATTGGAGAGTTATTCCACTGTAACAACAACAAA ACCTTTGTTTGAAGAGTTGGCTGGAAAGACATCAATTTGGAGCATTTTATCGTCTACACTGCAAGAAGTGGCTCTTAATGTAGATTCTGATTTTCAGAAGTTGTTCATATCCAAGATCAAGGAATCTACCAATCTCTTCCCACCTACTACTTAA